From the Oleiharenicola lentus genome, one window contains:
- a CDS encoding type II secretion system protein GspD → MSPSPCWKIPSLLSCCLVLLSAQPPEEPGADERSRAGGQLLQAVDAAWQLPGPGTLVSEEAAGSNSRSPLQQKLEAIVLPSVNFSAMELSRVATTLSLISAEYDQTTGSAKGVNIVLLDPANANPKISLTLRDISLKRVLDFVVGAAGCDYEVLPDAVVLRPAGRVAELETRFHPVSRSTVLRLTGRAALHNSPAAAPAQDVETEGRAIRTFLQLAGVDFDGTPGSTLAFDGSQIIVTQTVRNLQRLANILARYRDVRQVEIEAKFMEVQQGALEELGVQWSLATKAAPLNGTEARYTTAGGVTRSLAEAFRNATSSQQISISGDGQPAGGLNLPTPAPSLPGGVMLGTGTTPLASITGSIGEFDVNAIVRALAQKSGTELLSAPRLTVLSGNQATITVAQEMRYPQSYGQIQSQVGTGSISGGGSAGVSITSGTPQEFTTRNIGVELRVTPTVEEDNRSISLDLNPKVTEFEGFVEYGGPSVAISGGTTVTVPPGFYQPIFAVREVTTRVTLWDGATLIMGGLTREDVKKVNDKVPILGSVPIIGRLFRTKGESTQKRNLLIFVTANLVTPGGARTGRAVAAGALEENAELPAKTGAPPAAPDRLRSGP, encoded by the coding sequence ATGAGCCCATCCCCCTGCTGGAAAATACCGTCGCTCCTCAGTTGCTGCCTTGTGCTGCTGTCTGCCCAGCCGCCGGAGGAACCGGGCGCGGATGAGCGCAGCCGCGCTGGCGGCCAGCTGCTCCAGGCCGTGGACGCAGCGTGGCAACTGCCGGGACCCGGGACGTTAGTGTCGGAGGAGGCCGCCGGGAGCAACTCCCGCTCTCCGCTACAGCAAAAGCTGGAGGCCATCGTGCTGCCCAGCGTCAATTTCAGCGCGATGGAACTCAGCCGCGTGGCGACGACGCTCAGCCTGATATCCGCGGAGTATGATCAAACCACCGGCAGCGCCAAGGGCGTGAACATCGTCCTGCTGGATCCCGCCAACGCCAACCCCAAGATCAGTCTCACCCTGCGCGACATTTCCCTGAAACGCGTGCTGGATTTCGTCGTGGGGGCGGCGGGCTGCGACTATGAGGTTCTGCCGGATGCCGTGGTGCTGCGTCCTGCGGGGCGCGTGGCGGAGCTGGAAACGCGTTTCCACCCGGTCTCCCGTTCCACCGTGCTACGCCTGACGGGCCGGGCCGCGCTGCACAACTCGCCGGCCGCCGCTCCGGCGCAGGATGTCGAGACGGAGGGGCGCGCGATCCGCACCTTCCTGCAGCTGGCCGGCGTGGACTTCGACGGCACGCCGGGCAGCACGCTGGCCTTCGACGGCTCGCAGATCATCGTCACCCAGACGGTGCGAAACCTGCAGCGGCTCGCCAATATCCTGGCCCGATACCGCGACGTGCGACAGGTCGAGATCGAGGCGAAGTTCATGGAAGTGCAGCAAGGCGCGTTGGAGGAATTGGGCGTGCAATGGAGCCTGGCGACCAAGGCTGCGCCGCTGAACGGCACGGAAGCGCGCTACACGACGGCCGGCGGCGTCACCCGGTCCCTGGCCGAGGCGTTTCGCAACGCGACCTCGTCGCAGCAAATTTCGATTTCCGGCGACGGCCAGCCGGCGGGTGGCCTCAATCTGCCCACGCCCGCGCCCTCGCTGCCCGGGGGCGTGATGCTCGGGACCGGCACCACGCCGCTGGCCAGCATCACCGGCAGCATCGGGGAGTTCGACGTGAATGCGATCGTGCGGGCGCTCGCGCAGAAAAGCGGCACGGAGCTGCTCAGTGCGCCGCGGCTGACCGTGCTCTCGGGCAACCAGGCCACGATCACCGTCGCGCAGGAGATGCGCTATCCGCAGAGCTATGGGCAGATCCAGTCCCAGGTCGGCACCGGCAGCATCTCGGGCGGCGGCTCGGCGGGTGTGTCGATCACCTCGGGCACGCCGCAGGAGTTCACGACGCGCAACATCGGCGTCGAGCTGCGCGTGACGCCCACCGTGGAGGAGGACAACCGCAGCATCAGCCTCGACCTGAATCCCAAGGTAACGGAGTTCGAGGGTTTCGTCGAATACGGCGGACCGAGCGTGGCGATCTCGGGCGGCACAACGGTCACGGTCCCGCCGGGTTTTTATCAGCCGATCTTTGCTGTGCGCGAAGTCACGACGCGGGTGACGCTCTGGGACGGCGCCACGCTGATCATGGGCGGGCTCACCCGTGAAGACGTGAAGAAGGTGAACGACAAGGTCCCCATTCTCGGCAGCGTGCCGATCATCGGCCGGTTGTTCCGCACCAAGGGTGAAAGCACCCAGAAGCGAAACCTGTTGATCTTCGTCACCGCCAACCTCGTCACCCCCGGCGGCGCGCGCACCGGTCGGGCGGTGGCGGCAGGCGCCCTTGAGGAAAACGCAGAGCTCCCCGCGAAAACCGGTGCCCCGCCGGCCGCGCCCGACCGCCTGCGGAGCGGACCTTGA
- a CDS encoding NUDIX hydrolase translates to MTTVLPYKISVLVFIENHAGEQLLMLRAKQPNLGIWSPIGGKLEMATGESPLQCAVRETHEETGLSVREEDLHLFAMIAEKAYQGQTHWLMFLFRCKRPIDRLPPDISEGRFGFHSREAIKHLEIPETDAAALWPIFDRYRDGFVSLRADCSVSPLQITIEQVVPEK, encoded by the coding sequence ATGACAACCGTCCTGCCTTACAAGATCAGCGTCCTCGTCTTCATCGAGAACCACGCCGGCGAACAGCTCCTGATGTTGCGCGCCAAGCAGCCCAACCTCGGCATCTGGTCGCCCATCGGCGGCAAGCTCGAGATGGCCACCGGCGAATCCCCGCTCCAATGCGCCGTCCGCGAGACCCACGAGGAAACGGGTCTGAGCGTGCGCGAGGAGGACCTGCATCTTTTCGCCATGATTGCGGAGAAAGCCTACCAAGGACAGACGCACTGGCTGATGTTTCTGTTCCGCTGCAAGCGCCCCATCGACCGGCTGCCGCCCGACATTTCCGAAGGCCGCTTCGGCTTCCACTCCCGCGAAGCCATCAAGCACCTGGAGATCCCCGAAACCGACGCCGCGGCGCTCTGGCCGATCTTCGACCGCTACCGTGACGGATTTGTCTCATTGCGAGCGGATTGCTCGGTTTCGCCCCTCCAAATCACCATCGAGCAGGTCGTTCCGGAGAAGTAA
- a CDS encoding integron integrase: protein MDLQPVSFPQWKTELARAELSPELREAFRREILSYLHHCKVQRSPASAESMKRYLSGRERQSPGPAHSTGSGQAREALRWFYRAAKRAAANRKTEDGGRMAEAREQSPKGMRAGLPGEEGAGVVPPSPSQSQAGLRAPASEPGRDEGVGPAPVSPPRQPRPQSWRKDHPPTAADDLGRTPWERDLIKASRERGFLWRTEETYREWAVRFAGFMAPRTPYVAEGKDVAEFLSALAVRERASQATQKQALNALVFFMQEGLHRSLGEFEFQRAKRGQKIPTVLSQEECGQLFAGLSGMPRLMAEVMYGGGLRLMELLRLRIHHLDLARGRIQIFAGKGDKDRVTMLPERLKPQIERHLERLRLLHEEDRANKLPGVWLPEGLARKYPQAGVQWIWQWVFPARQPSLDPLSGMTRRHHVTDSTYQNDIRRAASLAGINKRVTPHVLRHSFATHLLEQGTDIRTVQELMGHSDIRTTQIYLHCMRKPGLGVKSPFDQLGQWTPPPAPTGG from the coding sequence ATGGATCTTCAGCCCGTCAGTTTCCCCCAATGGAAAACGGAGCTCGCGCGCGCCGAGCTGAGCCCGGAACTCCGGGAGGCGTTTCGGCGGGAAATCCTGAGCTATCTGCATCACTGCAAAGTTCAGCGGTCACCGGCCTCGGCCGAATCCATGAAACGGTATCTCTCAGGGCGGGAGCGGCAGTCTCCGGGACCGGCCCATTCGACGGGCTCAGGGCAGGCCAGGGAGGCGCTGCGCTGGTTTTACCGGGCGGCGAAAAGGGCGGCCGCCAATCGCAAGACAGAGGACGGCGGACGGATGGCGGAGGCCAGAGAACAATCACCCAAGGGCATGCGCGCTGGCCTGCCCGGCGAGGAGGGCGCGGGTGTGGTGCCACCGTCGCCGAGCCAATCGCAGGCAGGCCTTCGCGCACCAGCGTCAGAACCAGGCCGGGACGAGGGCGTCGGCCCGGCTCCCGTTTCGCCGCCGCGGCAACCCAGGCCGCAATCCTGGCGCAAAGATCATCCGCCGACCGCAGCTGACGACCTGGGGCGAACCCCGTGGGAGCGCGATCTGATCAAGGCCAGCCGGGAGCGCGGCTTTTTATGGCGGACGGAGGAGACCTACCGGGAGTGGGCGGTGCGTTTTGCGGGATTTATGGCTCCGCGCACCCCCTACGTGGCCGAGGGGAAGGATGTGGCGGAGTTTTTATCCGCCCTCGCCGTCCGGGAGCGGGCCAGCCAGGCAACACAGAAACAGGCGCTGAATGCCTTGGTTTTCTTTATGCAGGAGGGCCTGCATCGGAGTCTCGGGGAGTTTGAGTTCCAGCGGGCCAAGCGGGGGCAGAAGATACCGACCGTGCTGAGCCAGGAGGAGTGTGGGCAGCTCTTTGCCGGTCTGAGCGGCATGCCGCGGCTTATGGCGGAGGTGATGTATGGCGGCGGGTTGAGGCTGATGGAACTCTTGCGGTTGCGCATCCATCACCTCGATCTCGCCCGGGGACGCATCCAGATTTTCGCCGGGAAGGGCGACAAGGACCGGGTCACCATGCTGCCCGAAAGGCTGAAGCCGCAGATTGAACGTCATCTGGAGCGGCTGCGGCTGCTGCATGAGGAGGATCGGGCGAACAAGTTGCCTGGCGTGTGGTTGCCCGAGGGATTGGCCAGAAAATATCCGCAGGCCGGGGTGCAATGGATCTGGCAGTGGGTGTTTCCTGCGCGCCAGCCGTCGCTCGATCCGCTGAGCGGCATGACGCGCCGTCACCATGTGACGGACAGCACTTATCAGAACGACATACGCCGGGCGGCCAGCTTGGCGGGAATCAACAAGCGCGTGACGCCTCATGTGCTGCGACACAGCTTCGCCACTCATTTGCTGGAGCAGGGCACAGACATTCGCACGGTCCAGGAACTCATGGGACATAGCGATATCCGCACCACCCAGATTTATCTCCACTGCATGCGGAAGCCGGGGCTGGGGGTGAAGAGCCCGTTCGACCAGCTCGGACAGTGGACGCCACCGCCGGCGCCGACCGGCGGGTGA
- a CDS encoding alpha-ketoacid dehydrogenase subunit beta, giving the protein MPLLTYREALRHAMAEELERDPNVVIMGEEVAQFNGAYKVTEGLLAKFGPKRIVDTPISEAGFIGMGIGASMLGLRPVMELMFFSFYSVAFDQIFNNAANVRYMSGGLINCPIVLRGPANGGTNVGATHSHTPESIAAYHPGIKVVVPSTPADAKGLLKSAIRDNDPVIFLENTILYGETGEVPEGEHLVPLGSAKVMREGTDISIIGHGRAIQMALKSADLLKEKHGINAEVVDLRSIRPLDEETILNSVKKTNRCLYVEEAKPFCSVGAMVACLIQEKAFDYLDAPVLRVNSVDAPAIYSPPVEKLQLPTPDRIYQAALNVLK; this is encoded by the coding sequence ATGCCTCTTCTCACCTACCGCGAAGCTCTCCGCCACGCCATGGCCGAGGAACTCGAACGCGACCCGAATGTTGTCATCATGGGCGAGGAAGTCGCCCAGTTCAACGGCGCCTACAAGGTCACCGAGGGCCTCCTCGCCAAGTTCGGCCCCAAGCGCATCGTGGACACCCCAATCTCCGAGGCCGGCTTCATCGGCATGGGCATCGGCGCCTCGATGCTCGGCCTGCGCCCCGTGATGGAGCTGATGTTCTTCAGCTTCTACTCGGTCGCCTTCGACCAGATCTTCAACAACGCCGCCAACGTCCGCTACATGTCGGGCGGCCTGATCAACTGCCCGATCGTTCTCCGCGGTCCCGCCAACGGCGGCACCAACGTCGGTGCCACGCACTCGCACACGCCCGAGTCCATCGCCGCCTACCACCCCGGCATCAAGGTCGTCGTCCCCTCCACCCCGGCCGACGCCAAGGGCCTGCTCAAGTCCGCCATCCGCGACAACGATCCCGTCATCTTCCTCGAAAACACGATCCTCTACGGCGAGACCGGCGAAGTCCCTGAGGGTGAGCACCTGGTCCCGCTCGGGTCCGCCAAGGTCATGCGCGAAGGCACGGACATTTCCATCATCGGTCACGGCCGCGCCATCCAGATGGCCCTCAAGTCCGCCGACCTCCTGAAGGAAAAGCACGGTATCAACGCCGAGGTCGTGGACCTCCGCTCCATCCGCCCGCTCGACGAGGAAACCATCCTCAACTCCGTCAAGAAGACCAATCGCTGCCTCTACGTCGAGGAAGCCAAGCCCTTCTGCTCCGTCGGCGCCATGGTGGCCTGCCTCATCCAGGAAAAGGCCTTCGACTACCTCGACGCCCCGGTCCTGCGCGTCAACTCCGTGGACGCCCCCGCCATCTACTCCCCGCCGGTCGAGAAGCTCCAGCTCCCGACCCCCGACCGCATCTACCAGGCCGCGCTCAACGTCCTGAAGTAA
- a CDS encoding transposase, which translates to MARKLRLEFPGAIYHVINRGNYRAFVFKTEGARQAFEACVLEACARYGWLLHAYVIMGNHYHLAVETPQGNLVAGMQWLQSTFANRFNRLRGERGHLFQGRYKALMVEEGEGLGLLCHYIHLNPVRAGLTTLAKLHDYRSSSYWHLTRPKQRPECLQCQTALSEAGQLADTPAGWRAYADYLAWQLAEGPAGKSKAYVSMSRGWALGGKEFKQALLQDQAVAAESRAWESHGVQEVREARWQAALDTLLKALPPAERTNTRKSAPWKVKVAWRLKETTDVTNGWLAERLDMGSGFYVSKHVGLAKNKVKGKA; encoded by the coding sequence ATGGCGCGCAAGCTGCGGTTGGAATTTCCGGGGGCGATCTACCATGTGATCAACCGGGGAAATTACCGGGCGTTTGTGTTCAAGACCGAGGGTGCGCGGCAGGCGTTCGAGGCCTGCGTGTTGGAGGCCTGTGCCCGGTATGGGTGGCTGCTCCATGCCTACGTGATCATGGGCAATCACTACCATCTCGCGGTGGAAACTCCGCAGGGCAACCTGGTGGCGGGAATGCAGTGGCTGCAGTCCACCTTTGCCAACCGGTTCAACCGGCTGCGCGGCGAGCGCGGGCACCTGTTCCAAGGGCGCTACAAGGCGTTGATGGTGGAGGAGGGCGAGGGGCTGGGCCTGCTTTGCCATTATATCCATCTCAATCCCGTCCGGGCCGGGCTGACGACCCTTGCGAAGCTGCATGACTATCGGTCCTCCTCCTACTGGCATCTGACCCGGCCAAAACAGCGGCCGGAATGCCTGCAGTGCCAGACCGCACTTTCCGAGGCAGGCCAACTGGCCGACACTCCGGCCGGCTGGCGGGCCTACGCCGACTATCTGGCTTGGCAGCTGGCAGAGGGCCCGGCCGGCAAATCCAAGGCGTATGTCTCGATGAGCCGGGGCTGGGCGCTGGGAGGCAAGGAGTTCAAGCAGGCACTGCTCCAGGATCAGGCCGTGGCTGCCGAATCCCGGGCGTGGGAGAGCCATGGCGTGCAGGAGGTTCGCGAGGCCCGCTGGCAGGCCGCGCTGGACACGCTGCTGAAGGCTCTGCCCCCTGCGGAAAGAACCAACACCCGCAAATCGGCGCCATGGAAGGTGAAGGTGGCTTGGCGTTTGAAGGAAACCACCGATGTGACCAACGGTTGGCTGGCCGAGCGACTGGACATGGGCTCCGGTTTCTATGTCAGCAAACATGTGGGTCTGGCCAAGAATAAGGTAAAAGGTAAAGCATGA
- a CDS encoding tetratricopeptide repeat protein, with protein sequence MEKQSQTNLRPGMGFDAPAAARQSDRMRLMLYALLLGIVAPTLFGARPMRWANTQLLRTAAEKGDAEAQYLLGLQYREGDGLDRSQAEAEKWFRRAAETGHVEAQAALGRLQATSDTPEAREDAAKWLLRAADQGNTQAMQTLGDLYRDHPGMSGDPLAALRWYVQAATAGQPAAARAVAELYARGQGVARDWALALHWYRQAAALGDEPAKFVLGRIEAVTQAVTDNPAQALPWWQNEARKGDLGAALALAMVEAKKRAAPEEPEETVRWSLLLSGLRGVEAWMVRGFMLEHGIAVNRDLVAAKENYRKAAELGLPQAAAALARLQTSNPEFAAKPAPAK encoded by the coding sequence ATGGAAAAGCAGTCGCAAACAAATCTTCGCCCGGGAATGGGCTTTGACGCGCCGGCAGCCGCGCGGCAGTCAGACCGCATGCGCCTGATGCTCTATGCGCTGTTGTTGGGGATCGTCGCGCCGACGCTGTTTGGCGCCCGGCCGATGCGGTGGGCCAACACCCAGTTGCTCCGCACCGCGGCCGAGAAGGGCGATGCCGAGGCGCAGTATCTGCTCGGCCTGCAATACCGGGAAGGCGACGGCCTCGACCGGAGCCAGGCCGAAGCGGAGAAGTGGTTTCGCCGCGCTGCTGAGACGGGTCACGTCGAGGCACAGGCCGCGCTCGGCCGCTTGCAGGCGACGAGCGACACGCCGGAGGCGCGCGAGGACGCGGCGAAATGGCTCCTGCGTGCGGCCGACCAAGGCAACACCCAGGCCATGCAGACACTGGGCGATCTCTACCGCGATCATCCCGGCATGTCCGGAGATCCGCTGGCGGCGCTGCGCTGGTATGTGCAGGCCGCGACCGCCGGTCAGCCCGCCGCGGCGCGCGCGGTGGCGGAGCTTTATGCCCGCGGTCAGGGCGTGGCGCGCGATTGGGCGCTGGCCTTGCACTGGTATCGCCAAGCCGCCGCTCTGGGGGATGAACCGGCGAAATTTGTGCTCGGCCGCATCGAGGCCGTCACCCAGGCGGTGACGGACAACCCCGCACAAGCGCTGCCCTGGTGGCAGAATGAAGCGCGCAAAGGGGATCTCGGGGCCGCGCTCGCCTTGGCGATGGTGGAGGCGAAAAAGCGAGCGGCGCCGGAGGAGCCGGAGGAAACCGTCCGCTGGAGCCTGTTGCTGTCGGGACTGCGCGGCGTCGAGGCGTGGATGGTGCGCGGATTCATGCTCGAACACGGCATCGCCGTGAACCGTGATCTCGTGGCGGCGAAGGAAAATTACCGAAAGGCGGCGGAGCTGGGTCTGCCGCAAGCTGCCGCCGCGCTGGCGCGGTTGCAGACGTCGAATCCCGAGTTCGCAGCCAAGCCGGCACCCGCCAAGTGA
- a CDS encoding adenylosuccinate synthetase: MPLSPFRSQLIADVGISFGDEGKGRLIPEVIEELRPTPASVSVVFKVNGGSNSGHTAGGLKLNLLPAGVVAKSVPHLAIGAGVVADPRKFLWEGRPLEPKGYAIFSRLVIDERTLVSDLSHRLLDLAWEDYRVNVLKEEPRGSTGRGITPAYQDETGQWQITYADFLGGPNFFARKLAARADRACRTIQHVCQVSPAAWDAFFEKLTTAETKANAEAIELGLFPKSDFDFTRFKGAAPFTLNLDALTAAYWEAGQQLRANIGEVRELVLRELAAGHSIVGEFGQSYWLDKRHGYSPNVTASHTFTPEFFESAGIPVQPIHTFGVAKAYDTKVGTHTFLTQMPDDLPLCQRLKKLEFGVTTGRQRMVGWYDAVEKGDALRYGGYQDLMINKIDALSGADELLICTAYEDATGRRYGHVPRNEALRKTLRPVYAKHGGWSEDISGVRKFADLPQNAQRYTAAMVRSVLDVAYPVQLPAVLPNLRYLGVGPEPSQIIKDVPATADLIKLV; the protein is encoded by the coding sequence ATGCCTCTCTCCCCTTTCCGCAGCCAGCTCATCGCCGACGTCGGCATCTCCTTCGGTGACGAAGGCAAGGGCCGCCTCATCCCCGAGGTCATCGAGGAACTGCGCCCCACCCCTGCGTCAGTCTCCGTCGTGTTCAAGGTCAACGGCGGCTCCAACTCCGGCCACACTGCCGGCGGCCTGAAGCTCAACCTCCTCCCCGCGGGCGTCGTCGCCAAGTCCGTGCCGCACCTCGCCATCGGCGCCGGCGTCGTCGCCGATCCGCGCAAGTTCCTCTGGGAGGGCCGCCCGCTCGAGCCCAAGGGCTACGCCATCTTCTCCCGCCTCGTGATCGACGAGCGCACGCTCGTCTCCGACCTCAGCCACCGCCTGCTCGACCTCGCGTGGGAGGACTACCGCGTCAACGTCCTGAAGGAGGAACCCCGCGGCTCCACCGGCCGTGGCATCACGCCCGCCTATCAGGACGAGACCGGCCAGTGGCAGATCACCTACGCCGACTTTCTCGGCGGTCCGAATTTCTTCGCTAGAAAACTCGCCGCCCGCGCCGACCGCGCCTGCCGCACCATCCAGCACGTCTGTCAGGTCTCGCCCGCCGCGTGGGACGCCTTTTTCGAGAAACTCACCACCGCCGAGACCAAGGCCAATGCCGAGGCCATCGAGCTGGGCCTGTTCCCGAAGAGCGATTTCGACTTCACCCGCTTCAAGGGCGCCGCGCCGTTCACGCTGAACCTCGACGCCCTCACCGCCGCCTACTGGGAGGCCGGTCAGCAGCTCCGCGCCAACATCGGCGAGGTCCGCGAACTCGTGCTGCGCGAACTCGCCGCCGGCCACAGCATCGTCGGCGAGTTCGGCCAGTCCTACTGGCTCGACAAGCGCCACGGCTACTCGCCCAACGTCACCGCCTCGCACACCTTCACGCCCGAGTTCTTCGAGAGCGCCGGCATCCCCGTGCAGCCGATCCACACCTTCGGCGTCGCCAAGGCCTACGACACCAAGGTCGGCACCCACACCTTCCTCACGCAGATGCCCGACGACCTGCCGCTCTGCCAACGCCTCAAGAAGCTGGAGTTCGGCGTCACCACCGGCCGCCAGCGCATGGTCGGCTGGTATGACGCCGTCGAGAAGGGCGACGCCCTTCGCTATGGCGGCTACCAGGACCTGATGATCAACAAAATCGACGCCCTCTCCGGTGCCGACGAGCTGCTCATCTGCACCGCCTACGAGGACGCCACCGGCCGGCGCTACGGCCACGTCCCGCGCAACGAGGCCCTCCGCAAGACCCTCCGCCCCGTCTATGCCAAGCACGGCGGCTGGAGCGAGGACATCAGCGGCGTCCGCAAGTTTGCCGACCTGCCGCAGAACGCCCAGCGCTACACCGCCGCGATGGTGCGCAGCGTCCTCGACGTCGCCTACCCCGTCCAGTTGCCCGCCGTCCTTCCCAACCTCCGCTACCTCGGCGTCGGCCCCGAGCCCTCGCAGATCATCAAGGACGTCCCCGCCACTGCCGACCTGATCAAGCTGGTCTGA
- the pdhA gene encoding pyruvate dehydrogenase (acetyl-transferring) E1 component subunit alpha: MSKKAPSTKKAEDPGYNARTAPINAKLGNDELIALYRDMVRIRRFEECCLRCYQKGGKIGGFLHLYIGQESIAVGCVSVMGDDDHIITAYRDHGHGLAVGMGMNEMMAENYGKYTGCSKGKGGSMHYFDPSRRFWGGHGIVGGQIPLGTGIAYALKYLGRKGACMAFMGDGAVNQGAVHESYNLAALWQLPVIFIVENNGYSMGTSQERSSAGPSLAQRAEGYGMNWEIVENGHDVLEVRDRVAAALKLAHEKSLPSVLEIRTYRYRGHSVADPDNTYRDKKEIEEYKATKDPLMVFQNALLKEKVLTEEIVASIDESARAEAETSAQFAEASPYPTVEDIQKDVYWEADNPADRKSQGTLFFN, encoded by the coding sequence GTGAGCAAGAAAGCCCCCTCCACCAAAAAAGCCGAAGATCCCGGCTACAACGCCCGCACGGCGCCCATCAACGCCAAGCTCGGGAACGACGAACTGATCGCGCTCTACCGCGACATGGTGCGCATCCGCCGCTTCGAGGAGTGCTGCCTGCGTTGCTACCAGAAGGGCGGCAAGATCGGCGGCTTCCTTCACCTCTACATCGGCCAGGAGTCCATCGCCGTCGGCTGCGTCTCGGTCATGGGCGACGACGATCACATCATCACCGCCTATCGCGACCATGGCCACGGCCTCGCCGTCGGCATGGGCATGAACGAGATGATGGCCGAGAACTACGGCAAATACACCGGCTGCTCCAAGGGTAAGGGCGGCTCGATGCACTACTTCGACCCCTCCCGCCGTTTCTGGGGCGGCCACGGCATCGTCGGCGGCCAGATCCCGCTCGGCACCGGCATCGCCTACGCCCTCAAATACCTGGGTCGCAAGGGCGCCTGCATGGCGTTCATGGGCGACGGCGCCGTCAACCAGGGCGCGGTCCACGAATCCTACAACCTCGCGGCGCTCTGGCAGCTGCCGGTAATCTTCATCGTCGAGAACAACGGTTACTCGATGGGCACCTCGCAGGAGCGTTCTTCCGCCGGCCCGAGCCTCGCGCAACGCGCCGAGGGTTACGGCATGAACTGGGAGATCGTCGAGAACGGTCACGATGTGCTCGAGGTCCGCGACCGCGTCGCCGCCGCCCTCAAGCTCGCCCACGAGAAGTCCCTGCCGAGCGTCCTCGAGATCCGCACCTACCGCTACCGCGGCCACTCCGTCGCCGACCCGGACAACACCTACCGCGACAAGAAGGAGATCGAGGAATACAAGGCCACCAAGGACCCGCTCATGGTGTTCCAGAACGCCCTGCTCAAGGAGAAGGTCCTCACCGAGGAGATCGTCGCCTCGATCGACGAGTCCGCCCGCGCCGAGGCCGAGACCTCCGCGCAGTTCGCCGAGGCCAGCCCCTACCCGACCGTCGAGGACATCCAGAAGGACGTCTATTGGGAGGCCGACAATCCCGCCGACCGCAAATCCCAGGGCACGCTCTTCTTCAACTGA
- a CDS encoding Amuc_1100 family pilus-like protein gives MLIATVVAGFGVELWLLQVARQQAQRSLLRLKGKQQEQAVLAGQIPAVNAENVRILAGEIQAARAMLVSLQAEFAIAPEEAKSGPGPERPVESYFSLQDTWQKLAREAAAAGVKVGAGETFGFSRHAKEGPAVALLPTVRRQQILTEELLGALFAAQPEKLLAIRREDPAAAGAPRATEGAGDFHVPAPGLLVRQAGMIDSDSFRLEFSGTTSVLREFMRALAVAPRPALVRSVELEPAQADQASGAGSRFSLLVEFPRVASGPSLER, from the coding sequence TTGCTGATCGCCACGGTGGTGGCCGGGTTCGGGGTGGAATTGTGGCTCCTCCAGGTGGCACGACAACAGGCGCAACGGTCACTGCTCCGGCTGAAAGGGAAACAACAGGAGCAGGCGGTCTTGGCGGGGCAGATACCGGCGGTAAACGCGGAAAACGTGCGGATACTGGCCGGGGAAATTCAGGCGGCGCGTGCGATGCTCGTCAGCTTGCAGGCCGAGTTTGCGATCGCCCCCGAGGAAGCGAAGTCGGGCCCTGGTCCGGAGCGTCCGGTGGAAAGCTATTTCTCACTTCAGGATACCTGGCAAAAACTGGCACGGGAGGCGGCAGCAGCGGGGGTGAAAGTGGGTGCCGGGGAAACTTTTGGTTTCTCCCGCCATGCGAAAGAAGGGCCCGCGGTCGCCTTGCTGCCGACCGTGCGCCGGCAGCAGATCCTGACTGAGGAGCTGCTCGGCGCATTGTTTGCGGCGCAGCCGGAAAAGCTCCTGGCCATCCGGCGCGAGGACCCCGCGGCGGCGGGCGCTCCGCGGGCGACGGAGGGAGCGGGTGACTTTCATGTTCCAGCTCCCGGGCTCTTGGTGCGGCAAGCGGGTATGATCGACAGCGATTCCTTCCGACTGGAATTCAGCGGCACAACGTCCGTGCTGCGGGAGTTCATGCGCGCGCTGGCCGTGGCCCCGCGACCGGCCTTGGTGCGGAGCGTGGAGCTGGAGCCGGCGCAGGCGGATCAGGCCAGCGGTGCTGGGTCGAGATTTTCCCTTCTGGTGGAATTCCCCCGAGTAGCCTCCGGCCCAAGTCTCGAACGCTGA